The genomic DNA GTTTCGATGGCGTGGTAGAGGCTCATGGCGGCGGCTGGCCTCAGCTGAACATCAGCGCGACGCGGTAGGTCACGAACGCGGCCAGGTAGGCCAGCCCGGTCAGGTAGGCGGCCGACAGCGCCATCACCTTCCAGGAGTCGGTCTCGCGCCGGATCACCGCCAGCGTGGAGATGCACTGCGGTGCGAACACGTACCACGCCAGCAGCGACAGCGCGGTGGCGAGCGACCATTGCGCGGCGATCATCGGCGCCAGCTGCGTGGCCACGGTCTCTTCGCTGCCCGACAGCGCGTAAACGGTGGCGAGCGCGCCCACCGCGACTTCGCGCGCGGCCAGGCCCGGCACCAGCGCAATGCAGATCTGCCAGTTGAAGCCCACCGGCGCGAACACCTTCTGCAGCGCATGGCCGATCATGCCGGCAAAGCTGTAGTCGATCGCCGGCGCGGTCGCGCCCGCGGGCGCGGACGGGAAGGTCGACAGGAACCACAGCAGCACCGTCAGCGCCAGGATCACCTTGCCCACGCGCGACAGGAAGATGCGGGCACGCTCCCACAGGCCGATGGCGATGTCGCGCGGGTTGGGGATGCGGTACGAGGGCAGCTCCATCAGCAGCGGATGGTCGGTGCGGTCGCGGCGCAGGAACTTGAGCGCATAGGCCACCACCAGCGCGCTGACGATGCCGGCCACGTACAGCGCGAACAGCACCAGGCCCTGCAGGTTGAACAGGCCCATTACGGTGCGCTCGGGGATGAAGGCGCCGATCAGCAGTGCATAGACCGGCAGCCGTGCCGAACAGGTCATCAGCGGCGCCACCAGGATGGTGGTGAGCCGGTCGCGCGGGTCCTGGATGGTGCGCGTCGCCATGATGCCGGGGATGGCGCAGGCGAAGCTCGACAGCAGCGGGATGAACGAGCGCCCCGACAACCCCGCGCCCATCATCAGGCGGTCGAGCAGGAACGCCGCGCGCGGCAGGTAGCCGGATTCCTCCAGCGTCAGGATAAACAGAAACAGGATCAGGATCTGCGGCAGGAACACCACCACGCTGCCCAGGCCGGCGACCAGGCCGTCGACCAGCAGGCTCTTGAGCATGCCGTCGGGCAGCCACGCGCCCAGCATCTCGCCGGCCCAGTGCACGCCGCCCTCGATGCCGTCCATCAGCGGCTCGGCCCACGAGAACACCGCCTGGAACATCAGGAACAGCAGCACCGCCAGCAGCAGCAGGCCGAACACCGGGTGCAGCACGATGCGGTCGAGGCGGTCGTCCAGCGCGGCGGTGCGCGCCGGCATGCTCACGGCAGCCGACAGCAGGCGGTTGACTTCGGCATGCACGTCGAAATCGGGACCGGACGCGGCGCCGGCCGGCGGGGCCGGCGGCAGCGTGGCATCGAGCAGGCTGACCAGCGCCGCGGCGCCGTCGCGCCGGACCGCCACGGTGCTGACCACCGGCACGCCGAGCGCGGCCGACAGCTTGTCGCGATCGATCTGGATGCCGCGCCGCGCGGCGGCGTCGCTCATATTGAGCACCACCACCATCGGCAGCCCGAGCTGGCGCAACTCCAGCACGAAGCGCAGGTGCAGGCGCAGGTTGGTCGCGTCGACCACCGACACCAGCAGGTCAGGGCGCGCTTCGCCGGCACGCTGGCCCAGGCAGACATCGCGGGTGATGGCTTCGTCGAGGCTGGCCGCATGCAGGCTGTAGGCGCCGGGCAGGTCCAGGATGCGCACCTGGCGTCCGGCCGGCGACACGAAGTAGCCTTCCTTGCGCTCGACGGTGACGCCGGCGTAGTTGGCCACTTTCTGACGGCTGCCGGTCAGGCGGTTGAACAGTGCGGTCTTGCCGCAATTGGGATTGCCGACCAGCGCAATGCGCAGGGCGGAAGGGGAAGCAGCTGCAGACATAATCCGGGAAGGCTCAGGCGGTCCGCTTGGCGGACGGAGGGGCAGTCTCGTCGCCCGGGGTGGCGGGGGCGATGCGGGTGACCGAGGCGCTGGCGATTTCGACGCCGATGCGCGCCGCCTCCGAGCGGCGCAGCGCAAAGCGCGTGAAGCCTACCTGCGCCACCAGCGGGTCCATGCCGAACGGCCCGTAGGCGATCACCTGCACGGCTTCGCCGGCAACGAAGCCCAGCTCGCGCAGGCGGCGCGCAACCGGATCCCCGGGGGTGGCGTCGTCCACCGATTGCACTACGGCGGGCGTGCGCCGTGGAAGTTCAGACAACCGCATCATGCTTCCAGTCCGTGGCGCGGCCTGCCGCCAAGCGGTCGGTGCGACCGCGCCGGGGTATGTAAATGAAAATCGTTTTCATTGTATCGCAAATGAGGCGTTAGGTTGCCCCTCAAAGGGCGGGCACGCCAGCCTTGCCGCATCGTGAGCGGCAGGAGGCGAATGATAACCGCTAAGGCGATATCGCTGAGCGCGTGCGGGGGCGCGGCCGTGGTTCTATATGCGCACGGCGCTTCGGGCATGAAACAGCGAGGGCGCCCAATGCCTCCAAGCGGGTGCAATTACTGCATTTGCGTTATAGAAGCCGCAAGCCAGCGGCGTTAAGCTCACAGCACGCTGAACACCCCGTTCCACGCGTACTTCACAAGCCATCGGTCCCTGGACCGGTGGCTTTTTCTTTGTGGCCGCGCTTTGGCTGCGCCGCCTTGCCCGCCACCATGGCGACGAAGTGGTCGCGCGCCGGATGGTCCGGTGCCGTCTTCCACGCGCAATGGACCTCCGAGCGCACCGCCGCCTCCGCCAGCGGCCGGAACGCCGCGCCGGCCATGCCCGAGCGCGCAAGCGCCGCGGGCACCACCGCCACGCCCATGCCTTGCGACACCAGCGACACCACCGACAGCCAGTGCCGCACCTCATGCCGGATCTGCGGGAAGAAGCCTTGCGCGGCGCACATGTCGAAGATCCGGCTGTAATAGTCCGGCGAGGCCTTGCGCGAGAACAGCACGAACGGTTCGCCGCGCAAGGCGGTCAGCGGCAGCTGCGCCAGCGCGGCCAGCGCATGGTCGGCGGGCAGGCAGCAGACGAACGGCTCGGCGTGCACCAGCGTGGCCTGCAGCGTGTCCGGCACCCGGCCGGTGTGGATGAAGGCGGCGTCGAGTTCGTCATGCAGCAACGCGTCGATCTGTTCCTGCGAGTTCAGTTCGGTCAGCGCCACGTGGATGCCGGGGTAGGCCGCCTCGAACTCGCGCAGCGTCTGCGGCAGCCCGCGGTACAGCATCGAGCCGACAAAGCCCACGCGCAGGCGGCCGATCGCGCCCGCTTCGATCTCGCGCGCCAGCACCCGCGCGGCCTCGGCCTGCGCCAGCAGCGCCGTGGCCGCTTCGCGAAAGGCCCGGCCGGCCGCGGTCAGCCGCACGCCGCGGCTGTCGCGGTCGAACAGCCGCGCCCCGACCGAGGCCTCGAGCTGCTGGATATTGAGCGACAGCGGCGGCTGCGAAATGGCCAGCCGGCGCGCGGCGCGGCCGAAGTGCAGTTCCTCGGCCAGCACGAGGAAGTAACGCAGGTGGCGGAATTCCATGGCGATACAGAAATTATATGGATCAAGCCAATTTTAGAATTAGACGCAAATCCATGGGGTTTGAATAATGGAGCCCAAAGGGGCCGCCAGCCGGCACCGCCATACCAGGAGACCTGCCATGCCATCCAGCGCCGTGCGCGACATCCCCCAGCAACACCACGCCGCGCAAGCGGCGGCCGTGCATCCGGTGCCTGACCGCCAGGGCGGCAGCCTGTTCGCCGCCGACCCGGACCTGCGCGCGCTGCTGCCGCTGTACCTGCCGCCCGACCTGTTCAACCACCTGTTACCGCACCTCGAGCGCATGGGCGCGCTGGCCGGCGGCGTGCTCGACGAGCTCGCCGGCGTGGCCGACCGCAACCCGCCGGAGCTGACTTACCGCACCCGCGCCGGGGTCGATGCGCAGCGCATCGACAAGCATCCGGCCTATGTCGAGATGGAGCGCGTGGCCTTCGCCGAGTTCGGGCTCGCCGCGGCGTCGCACCGTGGCGGCGTGCTGGGCTGGGACAAGCCCATGCCGCCGGCGGCCAAGTACGCGCTTACCTATCTGTTCGTGCAGGCGGAATTCGGCCTGTGCTGCCCGCTGTCGATGACCGATTCGCTGACGCGCACGCTGCGCAAGTTCGGCGACCCGGCGCTGGTCGGGCGCTACCTGCCCAACCTGACCACGCAGGTCTTTGACGACCTGTACCAGGGCGCGATGTTCATGACCGAGCAGGGCGCGGGCTCCGACGTGGCCGCCACCGCCACCCGCGCGGTGCGCGATGCCTCGGCCGAGGGCGGCTGGCGCCTGCATGGCGACAAGTGGTTCTGCTCCAACCCCGATGCCGCGCTGGCGATGGTGCTGGCGCGCGTGGAAGACGAGGCCGGCAACGCCGTGCCCGGCCACAAGGGCGTGTCGCTGTTCCTGCTGCCGCGCAAGCTGGCCGACGGCAGCGCCAACCACTACCGCATCATCCGGCTCAAGGACAAGCTGGGCACGCGCTCGATGGCCAGTGGCGAAATCCGCCTCGAAGGCGCGCATGCCTGGCTGGTCGGCGAACCCGGCCGCGGCTTCGTGCAGATGGCCGACATGATCAACAACTCGCGCCTGTCCAACGGCGTACGCGCCGCCGGGCTGATGCGCCGCGCGCTGACCGAAGGCCTGTTCATCGCGCGCGAGCGCCAGGCCTTCGGCAAGCGCCTGCAGGACATGCCGCTGATGCGCCGCCAGTTGCTCAAGCTGACGCTGCCGACCGAGCAGGCGCGCACCATGGTATTCCAGACCGCCGAGGCGCTGCGCCGCGCCGACGCCGGCGAGACCGACGCCTACGCGCTGATGCGCATCCTGACCCCGCTGATCAAGTTCCGCGCCTGTCGCGACGCGCGCAAGGTCACCGGCGACGCCATGGAGATTCGCGGCGGCTGCGGCTATATCGAGGAATGGAGCGACCCGCGCCTGGTGCGCGACGCCCACCTCGGTTCGA from Cupriavidus taiwanensis includes the following:
- a CDS encoding LysR family transcriptional regulator gives rise to the protein MEFRHLRYFLVLAEELHFGRAARRLAISQPPLSLNIQQLEASVGARLFDRDSRGVRLTAAGRAFREAATALLAQAEAARVLAREIEAGAIGRLRVGFVGSMLYRGLPQTLREFEAAYPGIHVALTELNSQEQIDALLHDELDAAFIHTGRVPDTLQATLVHAEPFVCCLPADHALAALAQLPLTALRGEPFVLFSRKASPDYYSRIFDMCAAQGFFPQIRHEVRHWLSVVSLVSQGMGVAVVPAALARSGMAGAAFRPLAEAAVRSEVHCAWKTAPDHPARDHFVAMVAGKAAQPKRGHKEKATGPGTDGL
- a CDS encoding acyl-CoA dehydrogenase family protein; translation: MPSSAVRDIPQQHHAAQAAAVHPVPDRQGGSLFAADPDLRALLPLYLPPDLFNHLLPHLERMGALAGGVLDELAGVADRNPPELTYRTRAGVDAQRIDKHPAYVEMERVAFAEFGLAAASHRGGVLGWDKPMPPAAKYALTYLFVQAEFGLCCPLSMTDSLTRTLRKFGDPALVGRYLPNLTTQVFDDLYQGAMFMTEQGAGSDVAATATRAVRDASAEGGWRLHGDKWFCSNPDAALAMVLARVEDEAGNAVPGHKGVSLFLLPRKLADGSANHYRIIRLKDKLGTRSMASGEIRLEGAHAWLVGEPGRGFVQMADMINNSRLSNGVRAAGLMRRALTEGLFIARERQAFGKRLQDMPLMRRQLLKLTLPTEQARTMVFQTAEALRRADAGETDAYALMRILTPLIKFRACRDARKVTGDAMEIRGGCGYIEEWSDPRLVRDAHLGSIWEGTSNIVALDVLRAVRREGALPVLQAHLAGLLADTPMQADARAVFEGAIASAARLAGQAAAAGADGELLARQAASALYHVTSAVAMAWEAGRIGSVRRMRLAQLVLRHRVLPQDPLAAGAEPEWLAETVAPADGAVRAAGAIDQVNVF
- the feoB gene encoding ferrous iron transport protein B, with protein sequence MSAAASPSALRIALVGNPNCGKTALFNRLTGSRQKVANYAGVTVERKEGYFVSPAGRQVRILDLPGAYSLHAASLDEAITRDVCLGQRAGEARPDLLVSVVDATNLRLHLRFVLELRQLGLPMVVVLNMSDAAARRGIQIDRDKLSAALGVPVVSTVAVRRDGAAALVSLLDATLPPAPPAGAASGPDFDVHAEVNRLLSAAVSMPARTAALDDRLDRIVLHPVFGLLLLAVLLFLMFQAVFSWAEPLMDGIEGGVHWAGEMLGAWLPDGMLKSLLVDGLVAGLGSVVVFLPQILILFLFILTLEESGYLPRAAFLLDRLMMGAGLSGRSFIPLLSSFACAIPGIMATRTIQDPRDRLTTILVAPLMTCSARLPVYALLIGAFIPERTVMGLFNLQGLVLFALYVAGIVSALVVAYALKFLRRDRTDHPLLMELPSYRIPNPRDIAIGLWERARIFLSRVGKVILALTVLLWFLSTFPSAPAGATAPAIDYSFAGMIGHALQKVFAPVGFNWQICIALVPGLAAREVAVGALATVYALSGSEETVATQLAPMIAAQWSLATALSLLAWYVFAPQCISTLAVIRRETDSWKVMALSAAYLTGLAYLAAFVTYRVALMFS
- a CDS encoding FeoA family protein — encoded protein: MRLSELPRRTPAVVQSVDDATPGDPVARRLRELGFVAGEAVQVIAYGPFGMDPLVAQVGFTRFALRRSEAARIGVEIASASVTRIAPATPGDETAPPSAKRTA